The genomic stretch AAAATATAAATTCACTTTAAGCTTATCTTTAGACAGGAACTCATAATCACTGATACAAATCACTGTGAGCTCATTGTCAGCCTGCTGTGGGTTAAGGGTGTGAGTTAAAAACAGCTATACaggtaatataaaatataatacagttgctttatatatttttgtatgtgaCAAAAGTACCTTGCAGTATATTAATATGCTCTTtgtccctctctcctctcttagCCCTTTTTCCCAGGCACCCGTAGTCTCTCGCCCATCTCCTCAAGTCTGTTTGGTTCCATCTGGACTCCACAGAGCGAGCCATATCAGAGCCACTTCCAGACCCCCCACACACCTCAtacgcacacaccacacacaccacacccatctcacacaccacacacaccctcaccacACTCGCCCTTTAGCCGTGAGCCCCAGAAACATTACTCTAGCTTTGACCCCTTTGGCCCACATATGAACCTGGAAATCTGGAATTCACCTGGCAACCGCAGCTCCAACGACTGTGTAAACGACTaagcgtacacacacacacatatgcgcGCGCCACACCACACATGAACTTGGAGATTTGGAATTCATTTGGCAACTGGAGCTCCAGTGACTATGTAAATGAGTCTTGAAAACATGCAAACACCTACACACGCAAACGTACATTACACACACTTGAACATGAAGACCTGGCAACCAGATCGTCTGTGTAAACATgtcccacacacatacacacacagacgagTGCATACAAATAAagaaacatgcacacactctcAGAGAAAGCTTTCCAGGAAAATAACCCACAAAAAGAATGTGGCTTTAAAGATTAcgaaataaaaaatgtgaataTACTCTTATGTTCTCTTATGTTCCAGTTttccctccaaaaaaaaaaaaaacaagttgtttGTTGTGCGAAAGTTAAGCattttgttgtatatttttCTAGATGTTTTGCAGATTTGACCataggaaaataataaaaaaaattttgtaCTGAAAACTTTTTTGTGTCCTTCccttcgtgtgtgtgtgtgtgtgtgtgtgtgtgtgtgtgtgtgtgcgtacgaGAGAGATCCATCACTTCAGAGTTAGAGGACAAAGTTATGGGCATTTGCTCAGTGTAGCACTATTTATGCGAAGGTAATTTTGGAGAGACATGCTGCCATCTAGATGACGTCTTTTTCCAGGAACTCTGTCTACTTCAGTAGGACCCTCACTGTGCACTCTGATAATTAAAGATAAGGGCATGTGACCCAGTGATAACCATGACTTTCTCCCAGCAATTTTTGAGTGTTGAAGGTAactattttatttgttaatatttaacaaatataataaatctggggccctctccagggtgttcCCACCATgcgtagactccagacccaccgcgatcctgaattggacaagcatTTACAGAATTACGTTTGTCAGTGTAAACACTGGTCATTTCTTTGTCcttttgtctgttaaataaaataaaaagtgacaattattcattttaaaaaaatgacagatttcagattttttagttTACTTAGTGTCTCAACATTTCGGGTGTTTCTTTAGTTAAATCATGATATTTGTAATGTACAGTTAGAAAATGGAGTGAACGTTGTTAGAAGGTCCATACTAGAAAACCTATCATggataaaataagtaaaatccATGGATGAGTCTccaaaaaagcctcaaaaacAAAGATTTAGAAAGCTTTGGTTTATTGCGTCATAAACATTAGGAAGATAAGGGTGGAGGTAGACTGGAATAACGTAGATGCTGTTATGGAGTCACATCTAGCCACTACTTATTAAGCGGTGCTCTTTATTCTTGGAAATATCTTATAATTGTAAGTTACTTAAAGAGGTGGTTTGTAGTGTGGTAACCTATCTCTGGAGAGGGACAATTATGTACTATGTAAATAACGAGGAGGGTGTAGTACCGGGGTTTAACGCTGAGGGGCAGTACCCTGTTTCCGCTGCAGCTCGTTTTCTGAGGGAGAAGAAGAGCGGCTGCTGCTGGTGTGTTTCCGCGGTACTTAGCGCCTTGTGTCTTTTTCTGTTGCCCCCCGTTTTTAAACTCCTTTTACACGTTTTTCTGATTTggattcactttaaaacacgtccCCAGTGGGTCAGCGACAGGATGACGGAGGTAAGGAGGCGACCTCAGGCTTTAAAGCTAATTTAAATTCGTTTTATTTTTCGTCGTTCGCTGAACGTTATGCACTCTGagctttaataatatttttttgtgtgtggaaatatgtgtgaaagtgtttgtGGATTtcgctgtgtgtttgtgtaatattgtacatttaaaacatcTCCATTTTATTCTTTCCACTGGAGCTTTATTATGTTTATTCCTCTAGGTTTGCTCCAGAACTAAAGAAATTCTACAAAGGTCTTAAAGGAGAACTCCACCCCAGTTTACAAAATTCCCCATTAATCCTCTGTGAGAGGAGAgtgttttgttgtgaaaagtaTCACTGCaggaaaacccagctcttcctaTAGGACACAATTGATTTGAGGCACAAGTTGTCTGGCTAAACTGTGAAATCCTGTTTTTCAATGAACAGGACCATGGCTAAATGTCACTGAGAAGGTATGATGtgggaggtggatcattctcagtgctgcactgtCACTGGTGGttcagctactgtctctgaacGAAGCAGGGTAGTCTAAAAGTGGATACAGTGTTTAatatctccagcagcactgctgtgtctgatccacccgtGCCAGAtcaacacgtcagtgtcaccgcagtgctgaaaatgatccaccaaatcatatctgctcgatgggggtcctgagctttgaagaacatggtgaaagggggcttacaaagtatgcagagcaacaaatagaCTACAATCTATAATTATACTATAacatgctcctgtatggtcagggTAGCTTACAGAAGGGGCTGTGAGAGTGTCCACACTCTGCTCCTCATTTCCTTGAAGGAGgctttgtgtgtggttttgaaTGTGTATATAAGTGTGTTAATGCGTGTTTATTTGTCTATAGGATGTGCAGAAACATTCTGTCCACACACTGGTCTTCAGATCTCTGAAGCGGACTCACGACATGTTTGTATCTGACCATTCTAAACCCATCTCACTCGATGAGGCGAGGTGAGTTGAGCAGGAAAATCTCCTGTCTGCGATCAGCTCAGGCTTTGGTCATTCTGGAGTTATCGAAGCTCACGATAACACTTAAATACTCTGGATTCAGAATAGTTTTAAATGAGACTGGATATCAGCCGctaaaagcaacaaaaacagaaagctGTTTCTGATGCCTTCAACATTGTTTTACcagaaacttttatttttttttccccagtcacaAGTTGAAGATGAATGTGAAGCTGAGGACAGAGTACGGGCCGGTCTTACACATGCCAGTTCTGAAAGAAACCAGAGGAAAACCTGTTGACTCCTCAGATCCCCTCAACAGCTTAGGATACACACCTGCTGGTTggtaacacttttttttctctataACACGGATATTTTGGCAGGTTCAGCCATGAGTATTTTGCAGTGTTTGATTTATGAGCAGCTTTtaagaaggaaaaaccttaacTTTAAGCTGAAGTCTATgtctaaaaaaattaataaataaagtaaataatacTCCAAGtaattggagcatttctattggtccattcatcattaaatgttCACACCAGAATCAACAAACACGGACATACaggtttttaaacaatttaacatcAATAATGTATATTAAACTACTTTTTTTTGCAACAGTCTGAAATGACACACTGCATTTCATATTAATACTATTAAAACTAAAGGTATATTTATCTTCATCTGGTGTCAGAAACACTAGAGCAGATCAgagtttattgatttataattAACCAATACTGATTGTTTTTcttactggcgccccctccagggtgtgttcctgccttgagcccaatgattccaggtaggctctggacccaccgcgaccctgaactggataagggtaccagataatgaatgaatgactattgTTTTTGTAATTCAACAGATGCTGATCCAGAATATCTCATCACAGGAACCCATCCATATCCATCTGCTCCAGGTATGTTTTAAACCCAGCGTCCGACGGCGTACATCAGACCAATCCACTATTAAAGTGAGGGCCAGTACTGTAGAAATTATTAGGCCTCATAGTAAGCAAAGTAaacctattttttttaaacctcaaAACTAGTATCATCCAACAGCAGCTCCTGAAACTGCTCCTCAAACCAAAACCTCTTCACTCCCACACAAGATGAAGCTTGTCGGTGTGCATGGGGTGTTTTGGAGACACATGACAAAGCCTCATAATTCAGAGGACTGTTTTGAAAATTTTGCTCATTCCCCTCATAGAGAAATCCAACTGAGACCCAGAATTCCTCTATGTGAGCACGATGCTACGTCAGTGCTCTATATAACcatgtgttgtttgtttttcttaggTGTGGCTCTCACTGCAGACACTCAGATGCAGAAGATGCCAAGTGAAGCTGGAGTGCAGTCCATGGCCCTTGCTCTACCTCCATCTAAAGCAAGGTAACCAGAAATCCCGCTGATTATCGGGCGAACCGCAGGCCTAAAGCTTGCTGTGTCAGAGGAATATTGGCACTAGTCTGAACCAGTGCACTGGTATAATAGAAATGGGTGATTTGAGTTGCTCACATCATTTCATGGTGCTTTCTCTTTTAGGACACAATCAGTATTAGAGAGTTTGTGTTCTGTCAAATTCTAAATGACTGACTTGTTAgatcctttgtgtgtgtgtgtgtgtgtgtgtctcttcatGGTAGTGTTGAAgtgaatttaatttattctcCGTTATTGTAGTAGATTATTTTGAGCCCAGGTCTTCCTGGGAAACGCGCTTCTGTCTGTCGTGGATGTAGTTAAATGACCgattatgtttttgttgttcgTTTTATAGACAGGATTTGGTTCACACCGCAGCTGGTGTTGGAGACATTCTCAGACATGCAGGAGCTGCAGAGAGATCCCAACCTCCACAACATGCACTGGTGAGAACATAGTGTAACCATTTAAACAGATTTGGAGCATCAGAGGAAATTGGTGTTGCATGTGTGTGGGGAAAACCTATGAGGCAGCCGTGAAATCAGAGATGGTGGTTACTGTAAAACAGTTCAATTTTATACTGGTGCAGTTCTTTTTGAGATGGATTATTATTTCCCTGTgaatgtgctgttttgtttaagttTGTTGTTTGACCATTATCTTCCAGGCTCTAATGGAAGGAGGAGGTATGAAGAACACATCGCTGGTGCCTAGAAAAGCTCCGACAATGCCCAAACCACAGTGGCACCCACCATGGAAACTCTACCGGGtaaagagagaacagaaatCACAGAGAGCATCTGGAGCACCACCGCTTactaacatatatataaaattgtcaTTGTCCATTAAACAATTGTCCCCTTTTTTACATCAGCACATGGGAGCTGTGTAAAGGGTGAACTAATAGAATCTTCCATCATTTTGCAGTTtcagaatgactttattaaGAGTTACTTTTAATAACTCTTTAATTTTATTAACCTGTTGCACTTCTCCACACAGTAGTTTTAATGGCTGTGtacttgtttgtgtttcagGTTATCAGTGGTCATCTGGGCTGGGTAAGGTGTATAGCGGTGGAACCTGGGAATCAGTGGTTCGTCACTGGATCAGCAGACAGGACGATAAAGGTACGCTTTAATAATGTCATCACTGCTACCTTTAACCATGACATTGTTGGAATGGCAGAGTGGGATGGGGCTATAAACTGAACAAAAAACGTTAAAAATGACTTTCACTAGATATTGCTGTGATGAATTGATGGCATTCAACGAGAGAGACATTATTAAGGTCGGAATTAATTCAGACATTAAGTTTGATATTGGTAACGTTGAGATAAGGTGTCACAAGATTGACAGTCGTAGTTGTATGTATAATGACtggtgtgtgcacgtgtgtgtaaATGAAACGCTACACATTGTTTTACAGATCTGGGATTTGGCGAGTGGGAAGCTGAAGCTATCTCTGACTGGTCACATCAGCACCGTGAGGGGTGTAGCGGTCAGCACTCGCAGCCCTTACCTCTTCTCCTGCGGAGAGGACAAACAGGTCAAATGCTGGGACCTGGAGTATAACAAGGTAACTGATATATAATATTACTAATGTACTGCAGTACtagtcaagagagttttattgtcaattctgcatatgtataggacatacaaaggattgaaattacgttactttcctctccaagatgcagtaacatttaacaaaaaatagactaaattcttATTGACTAGTAAATCAAATtgtcttttacttttttttatgtaaaagtcCCCTATGCACACATTCGTTTACATTATAATGAGGGGGCTTGGCAtttctctgcttttacaatcacaatgaaaaatatattttggacaTATGTTTGCTTCTATTTCTCCATTTGTTGTTTAGGATGTGTAACTTATTGCGTTTTGTTTCTGCAGGTTATCAGGCACTATCACGGTCACCTGAGCGCCGTTTATGATCTGGACCTGCATCCGACTGTAGACGTGTTAGTGACCTGCAGTCGGGACGCTACGGCCAGAGTGAGTCCCCAAAACACTCttgaaaattaaacatgaaaCAATTCTAAGATAagtctgaaataaacacaaaattgtCCGAAATTAGAGAATCATTTTTGTTTGGCTAAAACTTTttatgggaaaaaaaatcattgaaacacattaaaagtgCAGCCAGTCAGTTTCCCCATTGACTCTTCTTCATGTAATGACAcagctgttatactgacacctagtgtccACGCTGTGTCGGATGGTAATGTAATGAGTACAGTATCATCGGTAAGGTTATGATTTTGTTTTAGCCTGATGTTGTTCAGCATATGcacatgtttgtgttttacagGTCTGGGACATAAGAACCAAGGCCAATGTCCACACCCTGACTGGTCACACCAACACCGTCGCCACAGTGAAGTGTCAGAACTCTGAGCCTCAGGTCATCACAGGTAACCACTTCTGTTTATGAAGGatcacacagacactgcacataCAGAATATGTTTTCATTGCAACTTGTGCACAATATTggtataataataaattgttaTGGAAAAGCATTCTAGCGCCCACTGGGTGGCCTCTGGAATTGGtgaattaatgtattttaaaatcattgcaGTGGAAACACCACATCAGGAATAGTGCACCATGATGCACCACACCCACACATCACAGTTCTAGGAGTTTAGGATaatgtggttaaaaaaaaattggtttaACTTAGgaggttaaaaaataaacaaaaatgtgtatttttttttcctcagtggCACAAaacttttcttgtttttaatttgtttaggaAGCCATGACACCACGATCAGACTGTGGGATCTGATAGCTGGAAAAACGAGGGCAactctgaccaatcacaagaaATCTGTCAGAGCCATCGTCTTGCATCCGCGACAGTgagatccattcattcattcatccatccatccattatctgtaacccttatccagttcagggtcgcggtgggtccagcctacctggaatcattgggtgcaaggcaggaacacaccctggagggtgcgccagtccttcacagggcaacacacacactcacacattcactcacacctacggacattttagagtcgccaatccacctaccaacgtgtgttttttggactgggaggaaaccggagcacccggaggaaacccacgcagacacagggagaacacaccacactcctcacagacagtcacccggaggaaacccacgctgacacagggagaacacaccacactcctcacagacagtcacccggaggaaacccatgcagacacagggagaacacaccacactcctcacagacagtcacccggaggaaacccatgcagacacagggagaacacaccacactcctcacagacagtcacccggaggaaacccatgcagacacagggagaacacaccacactcctcacagacagtcacccggaggaaacccacgcagacacagggagaacacaccacactcctcacagacagtcacccggaggaaacccacgcagacacagggagaacacaccacactcctcacagacagtcacccggagcgggaataaaacccacaacctccaggtccctggagctgtgtgactgcaacactacctgctgcaccaccgtgccgccccaagatcctttcagctttaaaaaataaacatcataAAGCTCAGTGTGTTTCTAATATTTGTCCAGTCTTAAGCCTTCAGAATATTACAACTTattcattaatattatttagcattattattatttaactcCTTTAAAGGGGCAGCCTGTTCATTTTTTCCAGTGATTCAttctcattttaattttacattaaacctgtttttaaaaagatatCACAAAATATGCTAtgttaaaaatagtttatctaCACAAATATTTGTTTAGAACTGAGTGGATGGCTTTTCTGTGTGATTTAATGGTAACGGAATTAATTGATTACTGATTAAAGtagtgtgtgtgattatttttgattaaatttaatttgttcTTCCAGATACACCTTTGCCTCTGGTTCCCCAGACAACATCAAACAGTGGAAATTTCCAGATGGAAACTTCATTCAGAATCTGTCTGGACACAATGCTATCATCAACACACTTGCAGTTAACTCTGATGGAGTCTTGGTATCAGGAGGTTTGtgggatattttattttttttcctccgaTCTTTCATTTGGGGCTTTTGGTTCAAAACTAAGGTTTCCCTCAATGCAAAAATATTAAGGCTTTTACTGTGCATTATTCAAGAATCTTTCTACTGTATGTTATTGAAACAAATGGTGAATTCCGTGGTTATCTGTATTAAATAAACGTTAAATGTTTTACGCACATTTTTCCTGCCAAACCTGGGTGTCAGACGTGACCAAATCAAAATGTATCTTTGGAttggttttgcttttttttctacttttgtCTCCTTGAGTGGTGGGCAGTGTATTTAGCTGAAAGCACACTTCCCAAtattgattacatttttatttgtctctttttttcccACTTCTCTTTCTTTACTTCCTTCATTTCTTTGTCTCATTTACCACCTCTCAGCTGATAACGGTACAATCCACCTGTGGGACTGGAGGACTGGGTATAATTTCCAGCGGATCCATGCGGCGGTTCAGCCCGGTTCTCTGGACTCTGAGTCTGGGATCTTTGACTGTGTTTTTGATCATTCAGAGTCTCGCCTCATCACCGCAGAGGCCGACAAAACCATTAAAGTTTACAAAGAGGACGACACTGCGGTGAGACACAGCTTTTAATGTCActacatgcacaaacacacactttcattaTCACATGATATAAAGATCTGTTTGATGTCCCATCACTAGAAATGTACACTTTATACATTAAAGGAACAACCAGTCATTTtcttaattatacattttatattgacACTTGGTGGCTTGGATATTTGTACAAAAACCTTAAAAGATTGAGGAACGTGTAACATAGTGTATTATATCCTTTTATTAAGAGACTTTCTGATTTCTTcattattgttttgtgtttcagACCGAGGAATCCCACCCTGTCAACTGGAAACCAGAGATTATCAAGAGAAAGCGATTTTAAAGTcatggttgttgttttttttgtgtttcctATTTGCTCTTTTATTTCAATTCATATGCTATATACACCATTTTCTCCCCATAACCTCATCAGGGTCACAGTAATGACTTTGGGTTACATTCATCATCAGGAACGTGTGCTAACTTTGACCTTTTATTAATGAAAAGCATCTGACTGTTGGGGAAGGAAATTAAACTGAAAGATGTAAGGATTTACAAAAAGTAAATTGTGACCAAAAAGAAGTCCAGCTGGTCATTTTTGTGAGTGAAGAGGTATTTTCCCGACAGTGATGGACTCTGTGGACTGAGTGGATATTTCACATGTGACTGGCACACACTGCTTTGAAGGGAAAATcctaccattcaaatataattaGACGTTTTGCCAAACTCAGTTTTTCTGGTAcaggtcagaaaacatgtttttttagttgtttgtaaatacatttttcagtttttaactCATTAGATCTTCTAGTGCTGTTGAAAAAATGAACTTTGCTTGAGTTAAtcataacattttcttcaagTGAACCATTAAAAATTAATGAGATACTCTGCTGTTTGGATTCTGTGGCTCAGGCTCTTAATCGTGAACACtgcatttgtaaaataaaaagctaaaCGGGCACTgtgttgtttaattttaaattgtgAAGAGAAATATAAGTGTGATTTCCTGTGGGAAGAAAAAAGTGACTGATGAAAAACAGTATGTATATAAGAAGTGATACATGTTTATGTGCAAGAGAAGAATATCTGCTTTTGTCTCCTGGTAGCATATGCactaatgttatttatttattcattcattcattcattatctgtaaaagcttatccagtccagggttgcagtgggtctagagcctacctggaatcatagggcgcaaggcgggaacacaacctggggggggggcgacagtccttcacaaggcaacacacacacattcactcgcacactcacacctacagacatttttgagtcgccaatccgcataccaacgtgtgtttttggactgtgagggaacaggaaacccacgcagacacagggagaacacaccaaactcctcacagatagtcacctggagaaaacccacgcagacacagggagaacacaccacactcctcacagacagtcacccggaggaaacccacacagacacagggagaacacaccaaactcctcacagatagtcacatggagaaaacccatgcagacacagagaacacaccacactcctcacagacagtcacccggagaaaacccacgcagacacagggagaacacaccacactcctcacagacagtcacccggagaaaacccacgcagacacagggagaacacaccacactccttacagacagtcacccggagaaaacccacgcagacacagggagaacacaccacactccttacagacagtcacccggagaaaacccacgcagacacggggagaacacaccacactcctcacagacagtcacccggaggaaacccacacagacacagagagaacacaccacactcctcacagacagtcacccggaggaaacccacgcagacacagggagaacacaccacactcctcacagacagtcacccagaggagaacacactaaactcacagacagtcatccggagcgggaatcgaacccacaacctttatatatgatatatttctCCTTAATGGAGATTTTTTCGCTCTAACGACTTAATTGAGGGAAATGACACTTTAAGTAAATCAGATGGAGCGGTTGAGTGATTTGTCCAGCAGGTGGCGCTGTAGTGCTTGGCAGTGAAGAGTGTAGGTGGTGTTTTTGgcttttaaatggataataccacttcagccaaaacattaaaatgagctCCTTGTTTCTACGATCACTGCACATTCTCTCAGCTGcactgaccaaacaggagcactttgtagttgtaaaattacagactgtggtctATCTGTATACAATATAAGCCACCTTTCGCCCTGTTCTACAATGGTCAGGACGACTGTTGTGCTagt from Hoplias malabaricus isolate fHopMal1 chromosome 2, fHopMal1.hap1, whole genome shotgun sequence encodes the following:
- the plrg1 gene encoding pleiotropic regulator 1; this encodes MTEDVQKHSVHTLVFRSLKRTHDMFVSDHSKPISLDEASHKLKMNVKLRTEYGPVLHMPVLKETRGKPVDSSDPLNSLGYTPADADPEYLITGTHPYPSAPGVALTADTQMQKMPSEAGVQSMALALPPSKARQDLVHTAAGVGDILRHAGAAERSQPPQHALALMEGGGMKNTSLVPRKAPTMPKPQWHPPWKLYRVISGHLGWVRCIAVEPGNQWFVTGSADRTIKIWDLASGKLKLSLTGHISTVRGVAVSTRSPYLFSCGEDKQVKCWDLEYNKVIRHYHGHLSAVYDLDLHPTVDVLVTCSRDATARVWDIRTKANVHTLTGHTNTVATVKCQNSEPQVITGSHDTTIRLWDLIAGKTRATLTNHKKSVRAIVLHPRQYTFASGSPDNIKQWKFPDGNFIQNLSGHNAIINTLAVNSDGVLVSGADNGTIHLWDWRTGYNFQRIHAAVQPGSLDSESGIFDCVFDHSESRLITAEADKTIKVYKEDDTATEESHPVNWKPEIIKRKRF